Below is a genomic region from Methanococcus maripaludis.
TTTTTTATTTAATTTAATTGTTGTATTATCGTTAGTTTATGATTAGTATTTACAGTTAGTTAGTTGTTAGTTTGTTATTAATTCAGTTCTTGGAACTTATATATGGGTTTCCGCACCCGAAGGGGCATAAATCAATAAGCGCTAAGCTCTAAAATCGCCATAGGCGACATATACCCAAAGGGTATATAAGCCATGGCTTGTCCTCTGATATTTCCTAAATTGCGTGGGCTACCGTCGAAAAATTGCACTCTCTAAAAATAAAATCATATAAGCAGTTTTTCAGGTAGTTCTGAGCAGGTCGCGACCTGCGAAAGCAATTGAAACATTGCTTTGATTGTTTAAAATTAAGCTTGATTATATGAACTGCGCAGCAGTTCTTAACTCCAATAAAATCAATAAGTCCAAAGACTCATTTCATGGGCGAAGCCCATTGTAAGTGTGGTAGCCATACACCCGGAGGGTGTAGGGCGTACATCGATCCGCCCGTTAGGGCTCTTAATAGAGAGTCAATGTCTGTACGTCATTTTGGGCTTTACCTCAAAAAAAGCCTAAATTGTATCTAATCGTTTTTCGTAACTTTTTTGTTAAAATCGTTTAACTGCGCTTTATTCGTCTTTAAATGCTCTAAAAAAATAAGCTATTTTAATCGTTTATTTTGAAATCTAAGAATATCAACTTTCTTCGATGTAAAAAAATAGGAATATTGGTATGTGCTTAATGTTCCCCACAGTGGGCAACAAAAGTTATATATACATTAATAAGTTTCCAATTGCCATTACAATCAACATTCCCATTAATGCGAGGTGGGATGAATATATCCCCGTAGTCTGGTACTGGGTCTTTATAATATTACATATGGTTCCGCAAACGGTTATTGGCGCTAAAATCTGGAATAGGATTGCCAAGTAGAATACTATCGTATTTGGAGTTATGAATGTTCCAATAGTAAGTACAAATGCCAAAATTAAAGCTATAAAATGTGGCATTAACCTCATTCCACTCATCCTAAATGTTGCAAATCCAGAAAGCATTGAACCAAAAATTAAAGCTAGAGATACTAGCATTGTTACGTCTGACATATTTTCACCTTAATTATAACCATACTGGCCTTGCATTTGGTTTTGAAAGAAATCTAAAGAATGTAGGTGCTCCGGCAATCTCAATTCCGTCTTCGAGTTTTTTATCAACACCCCTGAATTCAGAACTCATTTCGCATACGTATATTTTAACTCCTGATTTGATTGCTGCTCTTAATTTATCACCAAGTTTTGGGAATGCAGGGTGTTTTACCTTGTCACATTCTCCTTTCAATGCGAGACTTGCTCCATCAAACATTAAAAAGATCGTTGGCTTCAATTTCATGTTCTGAGCTACGTCTGCCATCATGAAAGTTGCATATGCTTTTTCAGCATTTCCAGTTCCCGTCATGTTGATGATAAATACCTCATCGATATCCAATGAAACTCCGAGTTCTTTTTTCTTTTCTTCTTTTTTGATTAAAATCTTGTAATTTCCGCCATCCGTCTTTTCTGCGGAAAGTATGTCATTTCCCATGCTTTTCAGTCCTTCGGTAAGGTCAGTAAACGCATTTGGCCCTGCAATTATTTCTAAAACTTCACCAACAGCCATTCTTTCTAAAACTTCACCGACCATCAAAATTGGACCCGGACAGCTAGCACCAACAACATTTATGGATTTTGAAGCTTCGATTTCCCCAATACTCACCTTAATATCTGTTCCATCGACTTCCATTTTGTATCCCATTTTTTTGATTAATTCGGAAATTTCTTTGATTTGGGAATCTCCATCGGTTTCGATTACCAAAATTCCGCCATCTGTTTTCTCGATTACTTTTTCTACCAGCATTGCAGGACTTCTGAGTGATTTTACGTTTATCTCTTTTATCATGATTACACCATAATTTATAGATATGTCATTATTATGCACAACCATTCTTTATGTGTTTTCGAGTTTTCTCGATTATTAAAATTAAATTAAAATTAATGAAATGTATAAAATAGATTATTTTTTAAGTTCTGCGATTAATGCATCTTTTGTTGGTGCTCCAACAAACTTAACTTCCCCGTTTATTGCAACGGTTGGAACTGCCATAATTCCAAGTTCAGCAGCCTTTTCTGGATGTTCCATTACGTTAATATGTACAATTTCGAGTCCGTCGATCTCTTTTGCAACTTCATCAACTACTCTTTTAGCTGCTGGGCAGTGTGGACACATAGGTGATGTAAATACTTCAACTTTTACCATAAATTCACCCGATAAGTTTTTTTATTTGCTTAAATAAACTATAAGATTATGACATTATATATTTGGCGATTCAGATGCGAAACGAAAAATCCATAGTGGCAATCGTAGCCGCAATTTCATCATTTTTAACCCCTTTTATGAGTACTGCATTGAATCTTGCTCTTCCAAGTATTGGAACAGAATTTTCAGCAGATACCATCATTTTAGGGTGGATTGTAACTTCATTCCTACTTGCAAGTTCTGCATTTTTGCTACCTGTTGGCAGGATTGCGGATATTATTGGTAGGAAACGAATTTTATTAAATGGATTGTTAATTTTTGGATTATCGTCTTTAATGGGAATATTTTCAGGGTCAATTAACCAATTGATCATATTTCGTGTACTCCAGGGAATAGCTAGTGCCATGATATTTGGAACTGCTATTGCAATACTAACTTCAGTTTATCCGTTAAACGAAAGAGGAAAAGCCCTTGGAATCAATATTGCTACAGTTTATATTGGATTAAGTTTAGGGCCATTTCTTGGAGGAATTTTAACCCACTATTTCGGATGGAGAAGTATATTTTTATTTTCAGGAATTATTGGGATTATAACTTATATTATTGCCAAGAAATTCGTATTAAATGAATGGTGTGATGCAAAAGGCGAGATTTTTGATTATTTCGGCTCAATTACATACATGATTTCGCTTGTATTCTTGGTATACGGATTTATTACACTCAGTTCAGGTGGATCTATTTTTATATTAACTTCATTAATTTTTGGATCAATATTCATCTGCAGGGAATATAAAACAGAAAATCCAATTCTAAACATCAAACTTCTTACAGATAATCTCGCATTTTCAATGTCAAACCTTGCTGCACTCTTAAATTATGGCGCAACTTATGCAGTTGCGTTTTTGATCAGCTTTTATCTTCAGAGTTTGAGGGGATTTTCTGCTCAAGATGCAGGACTGATCCTTTTAGCACAACCTCTTGTACAAGCAATATTTTCGCCAGTTACCGGAAAATTATCCGATAAAATTGAACCTAGAATTTTAGCGTCCCTTGGAATGGGAATTACTTGTGTTGGGTTGTTATTATTTACATTTATCAGGTTAGATACAAGCATCTATCAAATAATTTTAAATCTAGTGCTTCTTGGCTTTGGATTTGCAGTATTTAGCTCCCCAAACACAAATGCAATAATGAGTTCAGTTGAAAGGAAGTTTGCAGGTGTTGCCTCTGCAATGCTTGCAACCGTAAGGATTTTAGGTCAAATGATTAGTATGGCAATAATAACAGTATTGATTGCATTTTATGTTGGAAATAATTCCATCTCTGCAGAATTCAGCCCGCTATTCCTTCAGGGAATAACTACATCGTTTAAAGTTTCTGCAGTATTATGCGCAATTGGAATTTTTGCGTCACTTGCTAGAAAAAATATCAGAAATAAAAATTAATTATTTAATTTTAATTCCATTTTTCTTTGAAGTATTCTAATGCTGAAACTAAGTTTTCTAAATCTGAAAGTGGAAATGCAAATACGAGTTCATCATCCTTAACGTGTGCGTAAGCCCTTGAACCGTTGCATCCAAGTGTTGCATTTGCGACGCCTCTTGTTTTTACAGCAGCTACTGCATCAGCACATAAAGATTGAATTCCTGCAAAATCTGCCTGGAACCTACCGCCTGCCGTATAATTGAGTGCTTGAGTAAGTCTTAAACCTTGTTTTGGAGTTACTAAAACTACAATACTGTCGGGTTCAAAGTCTGCGTCATTTAATGGTGCGTAAACTCCTGCGTAAATTTCTTCTTTAACTCTTGGAATTGCCTCAACGGTTTTGATTGCAGCCTCTTCTGTTGGGAAATTTCCTAAATTGTGGTATAAAACCCCAGTTTTTAATGGTTCAGGCGGATTTTGTAAAATTCCAATTGCATAAGCTCCACCTTTACATACATGTTTTTCTGCTGTTGCGTAGAACTTTTTACCTTCAATTCTTGCATTTTGAATCATTTCACAGTGTCTTACAGGCGCTTCTATTTCAGCATAACCTTCAGGAATTTCTTCTTTTGATTTTGCAAGTTTAACTGCTGTTGCAGGTTTTTCGAGTCCCAAAAGGTCTTGAAGTTTTTTTCCAAGTTCTTTGATTTTTTGAATTTCCATTTACTATCACCAGTCCACTAAATCTATTTGTGTATGTTTTACACACAACTATCAACATCCGTAATATATAAATGTTTTCATTTGTGTTAAAACCTTGCACAACTATCCTTTATCCATATATTTTATCTATGTTGTATGTGCAGTATAATTTTAAAGATTGAAAAATAAATATCTTTCGAAATAATCCGGTGAAATTTTGAAAATAACGTTAAGAAATGAGATTTGTGACCGTTTGGAAAATATTGTAAATGATTTAAAAGTTATAAAGCATTGCATTGGTTGCGAAGGAATGGATCTAAAAAATGAAGACCCTCACCACCACCCAACTATCGAAATAACGCAAGAATGTAATCACGATTGTATATTCTGTTATTCTAATTTAACGAGTGTAAAACCAGGAGTATATGGAGATTTAAGTAAATTTAAAGCCGTTACCATAAGCCAGTACGGTGAACCACTGATACACCCGGAAAAGGTAAAAAATGCAATTAAATATGTAAAATCTAAAGGATTGAGATGCGATTTACAGACCAATGGATCACTTTTAAATGAAGAACTATTAAAAGAATTTAAAGACCTCGGTTTAGACATGATAATGATCAGTTTGAGTGCATCTGACAATAAAACGCATGAAAAACTCGTAAAAAAAGATACTTTTGAAAAAGTTTTTGAAAATATAAAACTATCATCAAAATACTTCCACACAATCGTTCGATCAATATATATTCCAGGATTTAACGATGAGGAACTTGTAAAACTTGGTGAAATGCTAAATGAAATCGGTGTTTCTGAAATGATGGTTCACCAACTCGTAATTCATCCTGAAAATTTAGATGAACTTGAAAAAATTGGAAACCTTGAAAACGTTGGAAAAATAAAAGATTTATTACTGTTGATTGAAAAAATTAAAAAAGTTGCACCAAACGTAAATGTGACTATAAAGGGTTGTTTACTTGTGTATTTAAAAACAATGGATGGATTTATATTAAATTCAATAAATAGCGACTGTGTTTCAGAAGTTCCAGTAATAAAAAGGGAATACACGCCAATTTCATTCTAGGTGATTTTCATGAATATCTTATCAGTTGGAGGTTTTGACCCGACAGGCGGTGCGGGAATCGTTACAGATGTAAAAACGATAAAAGAACTTCAAAAAAACCCTCTTTCAATAATAACATCAATTATTCCTCAAAACAATAATAAAGTTTTTTTAAAGAAAGATTTATCAAAAGAAGAGATAAAAGCGCAGTTTAATGCAATTTTCGAAGATTTTGAAGTAAATTGGGTTAAAACTGGAGTTTTAACCATTGATTCAATTGATATTATTTTAGAATTTAAAAATAAATATAATTTTAACATAATTTGCGACCCTGTTTTGAAATCAACCACACATTTCGAGTTTTCGGATGAAATGTTAATTAAAAAGTATTTGGAATTTTTTAAAGAGTGCTTTTTGATAACTCCAAATTTAAAAGAATTTGAAATTATTGAAAAAATGTTTGAAACTTCCCACCATGATTTAAATGATATTACAGTTCTTGTAACCGGAAAAACAGATGTTTTAAAAATTGATGACAAAAATATTGAAATAACTGGAAAATACGTGGAAAAAGAGGTTCATGGAACTGGCTGTACGTATTCCTCTGCAATTACCTGTTTTTTATCCGATGAAATGAATGTTGAAGAATCGATAAAATCTGCAAAAGAATTTGTACTTGGGTCTGTAATTTACGCAGAAAAAACAAAATTTGGGTACAATTCAAATCCAACATATGTAACCAAAGAATCGGTTGAAAGAAATCTATTTTATGCTTTAAATTTAATTAAGAATATGGAAAATTCCATTTTTAAAGATTTAAATCTTGTTGAAAGTATTCTTTTACCTGAAAATTATGCAGATATTGCTACAATAAGTGAAGATGAAAAAATTAAATTTGGGATTTCAAATGATATTTCAGAAATATTACTAAATTTAAAAGAAGTTAATCCGCAGATGAGAGCTTGTGCAAAAATAAAATTCGATGAATATTCATTGGAAAAATTAAAAAATTCAGAACTTTCAATATATTTAATAGATAATTTAGAAAAAAACAGTCTTATTTCGGCTGTAACTAATTGTGTCGTTTGTGATGAATCTTATCCTGATATTTTGTATTTTAAAGAAAAAAAACCAGATTTAATAATTCTTGGAAAAGATTCTTTGGAAATTGTTAAAAAGCTTCAAAAAATTGAAGATATTATTAAAACCGGATAAAATCAAAAAAATTCCATTTTTTATTTGAATTTTCGTGTTATTTCATAAAAGGTAGATTTAAATAATATAAATTCAATTATGCTTTTAGTATTTTTATCGAGAGTACCATAAATTTAAACGGTGATTTTATTGGCAAATATCGTTGTTAAAAGATTGGAAAGAACTCCAATTGATGAAACCCCTGTAGAAATCGTAGAAAGGAAGGGAATCGGCCACCCTGACAGTATTTGCGACGGTGTTGCAGAAAGCGTAAGCGTTGCATTGTGCAAAATGTACAAAGAAAAAATGGGCGTAGTTT
It encodes:
- a CDS encoding MJ0307 family thioredoxin; protein product: MVKVEVFTSPMCPHCPAAKRVVDEVAKEIDGLEIVHINVMEHPEKAAELGIMAVPTVAINGEVKFVGAPTKDALIAELKK
- a CDS encoding bifunctional hydroxymethylpyrimidine kinase/phosphomethylpyrimidine kinase, with the translated sequence MNILSVGGFDPTGGAGIVTDVKTIKELQKNPLSIITSIIPQNNNKVFLKKDLSKEEIKAQFNAIFEDFEVNWVKTGVLTIDSIDIILEFKNKYNFNIICDPVLKSTTHFEFSDEMLIKKYLEFFKECFLITPNLKEFEIIEKMFETSHHDLNDITVLVTGKTDVLKIDDKNIEITGKYVEKEVHGTGCTYSSAITCFLSDEMNVEESIKSAKEFVLGSVIYAEKTKFGYNSNPTYVTKESVERNLFYALNLIKNMENSIFKDLNLVESILLPENYADIATISEDEKIKFGISNDISEILLNLKEVNPQMRACAKIKFDEYSLEKLKNSELSIYLIDNLEKNSLISAVTNCVVCDESYPDILYFKEKKPDLIILGKDSLEIVKKLQKIEDIIKTG
- a CDS encoding DUF5400 domain-containing protein; protein product: MSDVTMLVSLALIFGSMLSGFATFRMSGMRLMPHFIALILAFVLTIGTFITPNTIVFYLAILFQILAPITVCGTICNIIKTQYQTTGIYSSHLALMGMLIVMAIGNLLMYI
- a CDS encoding sulfurtransferase TusA family protein, which codes for MIKEINVKSLRSPAMLVEKVIEKTDGGILVIETDGDSQIKEISELIKKMGYKMEVDGTDIKVSIGEIEASKSINVVGASCPGPILMVGEVLERMAVGEVLEIIAGPNAFTDLTEGLKSMGNDILSAEKTDGGNYKILIKKEEKKKELGVSLDIDEVFIINMTGTGNAEKAYATFMMADVAQNMKLKPTIFLMFDGASLALKGECDKVKHPAFPKLGDKLRAAIKSGVKIYVCEMSSEFRGVDKKLEDGIEIAGAPTFFRFLSKPNARPVWL
- a CDS encoding MFS transporter, whose product is MRNEKSIVAIVAAISSFLTPFMSTALNLALPSIGTEFSADTIILGWIVTSFLLASSAFLLPVGRIADIIGRKRILLNGLLIFGLSSLMGIFSGSINQLIIFRVLQGIASAMIFGTAIAILTSVYPLNERGKALGINIATVYIGLSLGPFLGGILTHYFGWRSIFLFSGIIGIITYIIAKKFVLNEWCDAKGEIFDYFGSITYMISLVFLVYGFITLSSGGSIFILTSLIFGSIFICREYKTENPILNIKLLTDNLAFSMSNLAALLNYGATYAVAFLISFYLQSLRGFSAQDAGLILLAQPLVQAIFSPVTGKLSDKIEPRILASLGMGITCVGLLLFTFIRLDTSIYQIILNLVLLGFGFAVFSSPNTNAIMSSVERKFAGVASAMLATVRILGQMISMAIITVLIAFYVGNNSISAEFSPLFLQGITTSFKVSAVLCAIGIFASLARKNIRNKN
- a CDS encoding radical SAM protein; translation: MKITLRNEICDRLENIVNDLKVIKHCIGCEGMDLKNEDPHHHPTIEITQECNHDCIFCYSNLTSVKPGVYGDLSKFKAVTISQYGEPLIHPEKVKNAIKYVKSKGLRCDLQTNGSLLNEELLKEFKDLGLDMIMISLSASDNKTHEKLVKKDTFEKVFENIKLSSKYFHTIVRSIYIPGFNDEELVKLGEMLNEIGVSEMMVHQLVIHPENLDELEKIGNLENVGKIKDLLLLIEKIKKVAPNVNVTIKGCLLVYLKTMDGFILNSINSDCVSEVPVIKREYTPISF
- a CDS encoding DUF169 domain-containing protein, with translation MEIQKIKELGKKLQDLLGLEKPATAVKLAKSKEEIPEGYAEIEAPVRHCEMIQNARIEGKKFYATAEKHVCKGGAYAIGILQNPPEPLKTGVLYHNLGNFPTEEAAIKTVEAIPRVKEEIYAGVYAPLNDADFEPDSIVVLVTPKQGLRLTQALNYTAGGRFQADFAGIQSLCADAVAAVKTRGVANATLGCNGSRAYAHVKDDELVFAFPLSDLENLVSALEYFKEKWN